From the genome of Psychroserpens ponticola, one region includes:
- a CDS encoding nitrilase-related carbon-nitrogen hydrolase: MARKVKSGLIQMSLPMTEGEGTIKEIMDAMYDKHIPYIEEAGRQGVQILCLQEIFNTPYFCPGQDKKWYVSAESVPGPTTEKMQVLAKKHDMVIVVPIYEKESPGVLYNTAAVIDADGTYLGKYRKNHIPHTTGFWEKFFFKPGNMGYPVFQTKYAKVGVYICYDRHFPDGARALGLNGAEIVYNPSATVAGLSEYLWKLEQPAHAAANGYFMGCINRVGEEKPWNLGKFYGQSYFVDPRGQIFAEASRDDDELLVAEFDLDLIEEVRSTWQFYRDRRPETYGRLTDL, encoded by the coding sequence ATGGCAAGAAAAGTAAAATCAGGATTGATACAAATGAGCCTTCCAATGACAGAAGGAGAGGGAACAATTAAAGAAATTATGGATGCTATGTATGATAAGCATATTCCATATATTGAAGAAGCTGGACGGCAAGGTGTTCAGATTTTGTGTCTGCAAGAAATATTCAATACGCCATATTTCTGTCCAGGACAAGATAAAAAATGGTACGTATCGGCAGAGTCAGTTCCAGGTCCAACGACTGAAAAAATGCAAGTGCTTGCCAAAAAACATGATATGGTTATTGTGGTGCCAATTTATGAAAAAGAGTCTCCAGGTGTTTTGTACAATACAGCTGCAGTTATTGATGCAGATGGAACGTATTTAGGGAAATATAGAAAAAATCATATTCCACATACAACTGGATTCTGGGAGAAATTCTTTTTTAAGCCAGGGAATATGGGTTATCCAGTGTTTCAAACTAAATACGCTAAAGTTGGTGTCTACATTTGTTATGACAGACATTTCCCTGATGGAGCAAGAGCTTTAGGTTTAAATGGAGCAGAAATTGTTTATAACCCTTCAGCAACTGTTGCTGGATTAAGTGAGTATTTATGGAAGTTAGAACAACCGGCTCACGCAGCAGCCAATGGTTATTTTATGGGTTGTATCAATCGTGTTGGTGAAGAGAAACCTTGGAACTTAGGTAAGTTCTATGGGCAATCCTATTTTGTGGATCCACGCGGGCAAATTTTTGCTGAAGCCTCTCGTGATGATGATGAATTATTAGTCGCAGAATTTGATTTAGATTTAATAGAAGAAGTACGTTCTACTTGGCAATTTTATAGAGATAGAAGGCCAGAAACTTATGGTAGATTGACAGATTTGTAA